Below is a genomic region from Candidatus Polarisedimenticolia bacterium.
GGGCGGTGAACGACCGGACGAAACGGCGCACGGGCGCGTGCATCGTCGGCGGCGGTCCGGCCGGCCTGCTCCTGGGACTGCTCCTCGCCAGGCGCGGGGCCGAGGTCATCGTCCTCGAGGGTCACGAGACCTTCGACCGCGAATTCCGCGGCGAGGTCCTGCAGCCGAGCACGGCGCGCCTGCTCGACCAGCTGGGGCTTCTCCCGTACATCCTGGAGCAGGGGCACCTGAGGCTGACCGAGGGGCGGCTTCTCGTCCACGGCAAGCCGGCCGCCGGATTCCACTTCAAGAGGATCGCCCCGGACTATCCCTACGCCATCTGGATGCCCCAACCGGTGTTCCTCGAGGCCCTCGCCAGGAAGGCGCGCCCCTGCGCCGGCTTCCAGTGCTGGATGGGGGCGCACGTCAACGAGATCGTCGAGGAAGGGGGCGCGGTCGTCGGAGTGCGGGGCGTGCGGCACGGCAAGGAGCCGTTCGAGATCCGCGCCGACGTGGTGGTCGGCGCCGACGGGCGGCACTCCGTCCTCAGGCGGCTGGGCGGCTTCGCGACCGAGTACGAGCACCACGACTTCGACGTGATCTGGTTCGTCGTCGAGCCCCCGCCCGACTGGTCGAAGACGATCTACTTTTCGCTCGGCGGGACGCCGCTCCTCCTGCTGCCGAAGTATCCCGACCTGGTGCAGGCCGGGCTGCTCCTCCGCCCGGACGAGTGGCGCCACTGGCGCCAGGAGGGGGTCGCGGCGGTGGCCGAACGCATCGGCCGCCTGAGCCCGCTGTTCGCGAAGTTCGCCTCCTCCCTGCACGACTTCACGCCGTTCTTCCCCCTGCCGGGGGTCATTCTCCTGGTCCGGGAGTGGGCCCGGGACGGGCTCCTGCTGATCGGCGACGCGGCCCACACCATGAGCCCGGCGGGGGCGATCGGGGTCAACGTGGCGCTCTCCACGGCGGCGATCGCCGCCCAGGAGATTTATCCGCGGCTCGGCCGCGGTCCCCTTCCGAAGAGCGCCCTCGCCCGCGTCCAGGACCTGCGCGTCGGGGACGTGAAGACCCTGCACCGGCTGCAGCGCACCGCCGGC
It encodes:
- a CDS encoding FAD-dependent monooxygenase, with the protein product MNDRTKRRTGACIVGGGPAGLLLGLLLARRGAEVIVLEGHETFDREFRGEVLQPSTARLLDQLGLLPYILEQGHLRLTEGRLLVHGKPAAGFHFKRIAPDYPYAIWMPQPVFLEALARKARPCAGFQCWMGAHVNEIVEEGGAVVGVRGVRHGKEPFEIRADVVVGADGRHSVLRRLGGFATEYEHHDFDVIWFVVEPPPDWSKTIYFSLGGTPLLLLPKYPDLVQAGLLLRPDEWRHWRQEGVAAVAERIGRLSPLFAKFASSLHDFTPFFPLPGVILLVREWARDGLLLIGDAAHTMSPAGAIGVNVALSTAAIAAQEIYPRLGRGPLPKSALARVQDLRVGDVKTLHRLQRTAGRGLIGSGSGNPVLRWLIQRALPLAARSWVFPIVQRRLFFGAPLPPLDPAFRFET